Proteins encoded by one window of Melanotaenia boesemani isolate fMelBoe1 chromosome 10, fMelBoe1.pri, whole genome shotgun sequence:
- the malt3 gene encoding mucosa-associated lymphoid tissue lymphoma translocation protein 1, with the protein MCFFLFVCLFRTHFEALLTCCHETLLFFQPLKNEQMTGSRPMPSQMMIREIVIVRHPVSVCVPVNHKVTLRVRAEGTGILSYQWFTEDEREVPGGTQADLTIRAQKTQRFVCRVNDHLLNFVFSDWVKVKVLDIDKSGLPIDWQGEPHIAINPKSQKVKHGAKLTLRCAAFGIPAPHYQWHRNGQPLLDKTSDTLQIDCVKAEHAGWYLCSVSNVLEERWTEPVQVEIVEPVLAPPAHLTATDKVALLIGNLNYTSHPGLMAPIMDVHELANLLQQLGFRVVSLLDLTREEMLAATDKFIQLLDKGVYGLFYYAGHGYEHAGRNYLVAVDAPQPYQTENCVCVQRVMHRMQERQTALSVILLDTCRKWYNQDCVPSAITPLAPSGNTVYGYGTCEDAEAFEVQDGGKSTGIFTKYLNRHILQSEKVTHVLEKVSEDLGRDPLITGKQAVEIKHTVKEPRSLADKVRTTGHTRELQLRDVYWKQANELPRKKHLVFHCGVEVEVSFSALFSNVLVAFATVKPKGNHTLDCTVTLSSIPSMEDIFSQPGRSVEMDSLLFNKSHSPDCTLRLCSLQKLKESIIIKVDLHYTHMDTKLRHTESQQIDIGKPLVASCQLYRRKHAANDRRQESASAQSMGNMSNHKSQQHQTLAGPHRPYTRKAVCTAKTGITRSNEPEENDENEL; encoded by the exons atgtgtttttttttgtttgtttgtttgtttcgcACCCATTTTGAAGCCCTGTTAACATGTTGTCATGAAACATTGTTATTCTTTCAgcctttaaaaaatgaacaaatgactGGATCCCGTCCCATGCCCAGCCAAATGATGATAAGAG AAATTGTCATTGTGCGCCATCCTGTCTCCGTATGTGTACCTGTGAACCATAAGGTGACTCTGCGTGTCCGTGCTGAGGGCACGGGCATCCTCAGCTACCAGTGGTTCACTGAAGATGAAAGAGAA GTGCCGGGTGGTACTCAAGCAGACCTGACCATCAGAGCACAAAAAACTCAGCGCTTTGTTTGCAGAGTGAATGACCACTTGCTTAACTTTGTGTTCAGTGACTGGGTCAAGGTGAAGGTACTGGACATTGATAAATCAG gtttgCCCATAGATTGGCAGGGTGAGCCACATATTGCTATCAACCCTAAATCACAGAAAGTTAAACATGGTGCAAAACTCACTCTCCGCTGTGCTGCCTTTGGCATCCCTGCTCCACACTACCAGTGGCACAGAAATGGACAGCCACTGCTGGACAAGACTAGTGACACCCTGCAG ATTGACTGCGTGAAAGCTGAGCATGCAGGCTGGTACCTGTGCTCAGTATCTAATGTGCTGgaggaaagatggacagaaccGGTACAAGTTGAAATTG tgGAACCTGTTCTGGCTCCTCCTGCACATCTCACAG ccACTGATAAAGTTGCCCTTCTTATTGGCAACCTGAATTACACCAGCCACCCAGGCTTGATGGCACCCATCATGGATGTCCATGAGCTGGCcaacctgctgcagcagcttggTTTTAGAGTTGTATCTTTACTGGATCTCACCAGAGAGGAGATGCTAGCTGCTACTGACAAGTTCATTCAGCTCCTTGACAAAGGAGTTTATG GCCTTTTCTACTATGCGGGTCATGGTTATGAGCACGCTGGGAGGAATTACCTGGTAGCTGTTGATGCTCCACAACCGTACCAGACTGAAAACTGCGTCTGCGTGCAGAGGGTCATGCACCGAATGCAGGAAAGACAGACTGCACTGAGTGTAATCCTGCTGGATACCTGTAGAAAATG GTACAACCAGGATTGTGTGCCATCAGCTATCACGCCACTGGCACCGAGTGGAAACACAGTGTATGGTTATGGCAC ATGTGAGGATGCTGAGGCGTTTGAGGTTCAGGATGGGGGGAAAAGTACTGGAATCTTCACAAAGTACTTGAACAGGCACATCTTGCAGTCTGAGAAAGTCACTCATGTCCTGGAGAAAGTGTCGGAGG ACCTGGGTAGGGATCCTCTAATCACAGGCAAGCAGGCTGTGGAGATCAAACACACAGTGAAGGAACCTCGATCCCTCGCAGATAAAGTTCGAACCACTGGTCACACAAGGGAACTACAGCTACGAGATGTCTACTGGAAACAAGCAAATG AGCTACCTCGAAAGAAGCATCTGGTGTTTCATTGTGGGGTAGAAGTGGAAGTTAGTTTCTCAGCTTTGTTCTCTAATGTCTTGGTAGCTTTTGCTACTGTCAAGCCTAAAGGCAACCACACCCTGGACTGCACTGTCACACTGAGCAGCATACCT TCAATGGAAGACATATTTTCCCAGCCTGGCAGGTCAGTGGAGATGGACTCACTACTATTTAATAAATCTCATAGCCCAGACTGTACTCTCAGACTCTGCTCTCTTCAGAAGTTGAAG GAGTCGATAATCATCAAGGTAGATTTACACTATACTCACATGGACACCAAGCTGCGCCACACAGAAAGCCAGCAGATTGACATCGGAAAGCCTCTGGTGGCATCCTGTCAGCTGTACAGGAGGAAACATGCAGCAAATGACAGGAGACAAGAAAGTGCTTCAGCTCAAAGTATGGGCAACATGTCAAACCACAAATCACAACAGCATCAGACTCTGGCTGGCCCGCATCGCCCCTACACTAGAAAAGCAGTGTGTACTGCTAAAACTGGGATTACACGAAGCAATGAACCTGAAGAGAATGATGAGAACGAGCTGTAA